TTGGTTTTCTGCTATCGGAAGAATCCGGGATGCCTCTTCTGGTGACATACCAAGCATAAGGGCAAGGTTTGGTGATGTGTCAGCATCTATTGCGATGGTTTTCAGGCCTTTTGCAGCATACATGCAGGCAAGTGTTCCGGCAATGAAAGTCTTTCCGACTCCACCTTTTCCTGCTATTGCTATCTTCATTGTTATTACCTATGGCTCGTATCTGTTTACCGTTCAATATGATGGTTATTCATAGAGTACCCCTGAAATTATGACCCCTGATAAAAACCTCTTCTTGGGGTCTGATTTTCATTTGAAAAGTTTATTATGTTGCAGTAAGAGTTATTCGTATGGATCCGAGTCGCATCGTTGTATACCTTATTATTTCTCTTGTAGTTTTTCTGTCTTCCCAGGGGTGTTATGCAGAATCTGACAATGGCAGCCAATTAGTCGGAAACGTTATTTCTGCTGATACTTTGAACCAAAATCTATCCCAGAATCCGGCAGGGGTAGACATCCTTCATCTACTGAACCAGTCAGGGTCAAGTGGAACACCTGCATCTGTCAGGATTATCCAGGTAAATCCCGGAGCTGTATATACTCCTGGTGCAGCCAATTCTGCTCCCGATACATTATATCTGATTTCTGGAACTGCCAGGGTATCAGCTGATACCTCATCTGTTAATGCAAAGTCCGGGGATGCAGTTGTTGTTCCAGAAGGATCTTTGTTCGACATAGAAAGCATCGGAAATGAGACTCTTACCTTTATATCTGCTCTTTCATCACCGGTTCAGGTTCAGGAAACAGAAAAACAAAGTATGTATGTAAAATCACCCGGTGAGGTTACTACAGTTATCCTTGGAAATGAGACTGATAACACTAGTTTTAATGTAAGCAGGATTCTTGACACAAATGGCGATGCTCTTCCGTTATCATATGATTTAGCTGTTGTTTCTGTACCGGCAGGGCATACAATCGGATCTCACTACCTGGATAGCGGAGAGATTGGATACATGCTTGAAGGATCAGGTGAAATAACGATCGGGTGTGCTGTGCATACTATTAAAAAAGGGGATGTTTTTTTCATTCCTTCAAAGGCTGTACAGAAACTGATTGCTTCAGCAGACCTGAAATACGTCCTTCTCACTGATCCCTTTTATAAACCCGGTGAAGATTTTCCAGTTTCATCATCCTGTTAAACCCGGATACCCTTTTTTCATTTTATCTGAATGGACAGACAATAGCATCCTGTTTTCGGCATGCATCACATGACGTACATGCTGCTTCAGAGTCAGGATGTTCCTTCCATGTCTGAACCAGGTTCGGCTCCCTGATGAATGGCCGGGACATGGAAAAGTAAGCAATATTTGTAGCATTAAGAATTTCATTCATGACAGCCGGATTCCTGTTCATTCCTACCATGATTACCGGAGTTTCTATCAATTTTGCAATCGTGGCTGCGTAATCTCTGAATACGGATTCTGAATATTTTCCCCTTGGTGGAAGAGGGAGTCCTTTCCCGGCTCCACCGGTGATCTCAATTCCATTAATTCCTCTGGCTGATAACTGGGTGCATGTATATTGGCAGGCTTCAAAAACCCCGTCATCTTCACCCTCAAAATCTCCACAGTTGATCTTGATAAAAATCCCAAACTCAGTACCAACCCTTGAACGAACCTCGTCATAGATCTCTAAAATAAACCTGCCCCGGTTTGCAACCGAACCTCCGTACATGTCAGTT
This Methanospirillum lacunae DNA region includes the following protein-coding sequences:
- a CDS encoding cupin domain-containing protein; the protein is MDPSRIVVYLIISLVVFLSSQGCYAESDNGSQLVGNVISADTLNQNLSQNPAGVDILHLLNQSGSSGTPASVRIIQVNPGAVYTPGAANSAPDTLYLISGTARVSADTSSVNAKSGDAVVVPEGSLFDIESIGNETLTFISALSSPVQVQETEKQSMYVKSPGEVTTVILGNETDNTSFNVSRILDTNGDALPLSYDLAVVSVPAGHTIGSHYLDSGEIGYMLEGSGEITIGCAVHTIKKGDVFFIPSKAVQKLIASADLKYVLLTDPFYKPGEDFPVSSSC
- a CDS encoding NADH:flavin oxidoreductase, producing the protein MRTLFDTTKIGPLTLKNRFVRSATWEAMADLSGQPTERLIKVYDELAQGGVGLIITGATTIVPDPTGLPGMMSIADDSLIPGYHEMTSMIHQHDVPVVMQITFVGRGGDWQTPGGSTLHELYAISRTYGEAAIRAKKSGFDGIQIHAGHGYFLSQFLSSKKNTRTDMYGGSVANRGRFILEIYDEVRSRVGTEFGIFIKINCGDFEGEDDGVFEACQYTCTQLSARGINGIEITGGAGKGLPLPPRGKYSESVFRDYAATIAKLIETPVIMVGMNRNPAVMNEILNATNIAYFSMSRPFIREPNLVQTWKEHPDSEAACTSCDACRKQDAIVCPFR